One Gammaproteobacteria bacterium genomic window, GGATCGCCGCCTTCTGGGCGCGCATGACCGGTGAGGAGGTCGCGCCCGCGCCACCCACCGCCACTCCGCCTGTGACTGCCGCGCCCCCGGAATCCGGCCGACCAGTCGCCGAGCCAGCCGAGCAGCCAGCCGAGCAGCCAGCCGACCGGGTATCGCGCTTGTCGTCCGCGCCGCTCGCGGCCCGTGAGCACACGGTGGACGACCGCCTGACGCGCGTCGACGCGGCCCTCGAGGCCGTGATGGACGAGCTGCGGGCGCTGCGCGGCGGCACCCCGGAGGCTGCAGCGCCCGTGCCACCGTCGGTGCCGTCCATGCCGACACCACGGGGCGCGGCCGCCCCTGCACCCGTCGGGCGTCGGGCGGGCGAGGTGCGCGGTTCGGCTCAGGGGGTGCGCAATGCCTTGCGGCCGACCCCCATCGACAGCCTGCAGCTGCGCCGGGTGGTCGGGCGCATGCTCGCCAAGGCCGGTCGGGCCACGGCGGGCGACGCCCGCCTGCCGATCGAGGTCGAGCATGTACAGGTGGAGGCGGGCAACGATCTCAGCCTGCGTCCCGGGCGCTACACGCGGATCTCGCTGCACTGCGGCGGCATCGACTCACCCGATGAACTGGTCGAAGAGGTCTTCGCCCAGTGCGCCATCACCGGCTGCAAGATGCACCAGTTGGGTTCGCAGGCCCGCTACTGGCTGACGGTCGGGCGTGACGGCTGCATCGTGCTGGATAACCGCGAGGATGACGGCCAGTGTCTCGATGTGTATCTGGCCGCGGGTGGCAATGCCTTGATGGGCAGTGAGGATGACGGCGAGACTGCAACGCAGCGGATTGCGAGCGTACGCCGGGAGCGGGTGACCGATCGACCGGTGGAATCGGTGTCGGCGGCGCTGCTCGGCAGGTACCCCCATCAGCGTATCGCCCGCAGCGGCGGCA contains:
- a CDS encoding P-loop NTPase gives rise to the protein MTRIIAVTSGKSGVGKTHLSVNLALQCARRGVRTCLFDADLGLANVNLLLRLSPRHQLGDVIAGTHHLRDIVIRDTFAVDIIPGSSGVAEMADLGPGALRRLGGEFLALADYDLMVLDTSAGAGRTELGFLRAAPEVLLVVTPEPSALTEAYALVKLLLHDGYAGQLRVLVNLAQSEQQAQQTYRKFREVVRVYQGIELELFGWVPADPRVAEAAHQQLPVTVLDPEGPAGTAIQHLAERLLTGPPPTTAAGGIAAFWARMTGEEVAPAPPTATPPVTAAPPESGRPVAEPAEQPAEQPADRVSRLSSAPLAAREHTVDDRLTRVDAALEAVMDELRALRGGTPEAAAPVPPSVPSMPTPRGAAAPAPVGRRAGEVRGSAQGVRNALRPTPIDSLQLRRVVGRMLAKAGRATAGDARLPIEVEHVQVEAGNDLSLRPGRYTRISLHCGGIDSPDELVEEVFAQCAITGCKMHQLGSQARYWLTVGRDGCIVLDNREDDGQCLDVYLAAGGNALMGSEDDGETATQRIASVRRERVTDRPVESVSAALLGRYPHQRIARSGGMVIYQIPRRDREPLLCAFIGGDAQPGQQTVRREGSSPS